One Vanessa cardui chromosome 14, ilVanCard2.1, whole genome shotgun sequence DNA segment encodes these proteins:
- the LOC124535229 gene encoding uncharacterized protein LOC124535229, with amino-acid sequence MPTSALILLTVTCFFVRADSDENIYSDNGWRPMSNEKVFALQRNFIKTPIQVRNSAGNSVDNVFQRNAIKIVKPSVVHLNKESIKGQEAISLQKEIERNGRAFEDSTESSTKNTTQKIYYDESKLVRKAKNIAESDVILVTDNVLSNPIQQNADEKNKTKKRKISSLRNSTYDVHENLEQDNLITDENNFKSSVSNGYRYERPKLVTKQKNNLTSSLFNILANYNIRTDDKLPNYALSLRQNSRNLDSNDFVYMHVPIKIPFKYNSPNHLPIDPLLAVFLSNYGHYMPRQYGFQRRYENLYGYLASNNIHNNNPYGSYKIFSDTDSSH; translated from the exons ATGCCCACAAGTGCTCTGATCTTACTTACT gTGACCTGTTTCTTTGTAAGGGCTGATTCAGATGAAAACATTTATTCGGACAATGGCTGGAGACCCATGTCAAATGAAAAAGTATTTGCATTACaaagaaatttcattaaaactcCGATACAAGTACGAAATTCAGCAGGAAATTCGGTGGATAATGTATTTCAAAGGAAcgctataaaaatagtaaaaccaaGTGTTGTTCATCTGAATAAGGAATCAATCAAAGGGCAAGAAGCCATTTCTTtacaaaaagaaattgaaaggAACGGGAGAGCTTTTGAAG attcaaCTGAATCGTCAACGAAAAACACGACACAGAAGATTTATTACGATGAATCTAAATTAGTACGAAAAGCTAAAAATATCGCAGAATCAGATGTGATTTTAGTAACAGATAATGTACTAAGCAATCCGATCCAACAAAATGCTGacgaaaaaaacaaaacaaagaagAGGAAAATTTCGTCTTTACGTAACAGCACATATGACGTACATGAAAATTTAGAGCAAGATAATTTAATAACGGacgaaaataatttcaaatcaagCGTTAGCAACGGATACAGATACGAAAGACCAAAGCTTGTAACgaaacagaaaaataatttaacatctaGCCTTTTTAATATTCTTGCGAATTATAACATTCGAACCGATGACAAATTGCCAAATTATGCCTTATCTTTAAGGCAAAACAGTCGAAATTTAGATAGCAACGACTTCGTATATATGCACGTTCCTATAAAAATTCCGTTTAAGTACAATAGCCCGAATCATCTCCCTATTGATCCTTTGCTGGCCGTTTTTCTTTCTAACTATGGACATTATATGCCAAGACAGTATGGATTTCAAAGAAGGTACGAAAATCTTTATGGATATTTAGCTTCTAATAATATTCACAATAATAATCCCTAtggttcttataaaatattttcagataCAGATTCATCTCATTGA